CCCTGCCCCTCCCGTTGCCTACTACGCGGAGGGGATAGCCCAGGCCCTCCTGGAGGGGCTTGAAAAACACGGCCTGCCCCGGCCCAGGCTCATCCTGGAGCCCGGCCGGGCGCTGGTGGGCAGGGCAGCGGTGGCCCTCTACCGGGCGGGCTCAAGAAAGGATATACCCGGGGTCCGCACCTATGTTTCTCTGGATGGGGGGATGGGGGACAACATCCGCCCCGCCCTCTACGGTGCCCGATATGAGGCCCTGGTGGCCAACCGGGCGGGGGAGCAGCCCACGGAGAGGGTCACCCTGGCAGGGAGGTTCTGTGAATCGGGGGATGTGCTCATCAAGGACATCTTTCTGCCCCGGGTCTTCCCCGGGGATATTGTCGCCGTACCAGCCATGGGGGCCTACTCCATCCCCATGGCCAGCAACTATAACGCCGCCCCCCGCCCGGCCATCGTCCTGGTGAAGAAGGGGAGGGCAGAGCTGTGGCGGCGGCGGGAGAGCTACCAGGACCTCATGGCCATGGATGTGGACTGATATGTGGCGGACCCTGGGACAGGAGAGGGCGATAAGGCTGTTCCAGAACAGCCTGGACGGGGACAGGCTGGCCCATGCCTATCTCCTGGTGGGTCCACCCCGGGTGGGGAAGAGGAGTCTCTGCCTGGAAATGGCCCAGGCCCTGAACTGCGTGGGTGATGGCCCCCCCTGCGGGGTCTGCCCCTCCTGCCGGCACATCGCCTCCGGCACCCACCCCGATGTCCTGGTGGTCAGCCCCGTCCATGACCCAAAGGCCGGCCGGCCCAGGACGGAGATAGGCATTGACCAGATAAGGGGGATAGAGGCCCTGGCCTGCCTGCTCCCCTTTGAGGGCAGGTATAAGGTCTTTATCTTTGATGGGGCGGAGAGGCTCTCCCTGGAGGCGGCCAATGCCTTCCTCAAGACCCTGGAGGAGCCCCTCCCCTCGGTGGTTTTCCTCCTCACCACCTCCCGGGAGGGCCTCCTGCCCTCCACCCTCCTCTCACGGTGCCAGCGGCTGGAGATAAAGCCCCTGGGCCTGGGGGAGGCGGAGGAGGCCCTGGTCAGGGAATCTGGCCTGGAGAGGGAGAAGGCCAGGCTTCTGGCCCATGTTTCTCAGGGGTGCCTGGGCCTGGCCCTGGACCAGGGGTTCCTGGGCTTCAGGACAGAGGCCCTGGAGCAGGTCCAGCAGCTCCTTGGGGCGGGCCTGGAGGAGCGCTTCAGGATGGCGGAAGGGCTGGCCAACCGCTGGGAGCGGGACAGGGAGGGGGTATTTGAGCTTCTCCGGCTGTGGCAAGGCTGGCTCCGGGACCTTTTGCTGGTGGTGGCCGGCCTCCCCGATGGTGTGGTGAGCCTTGACTATGAGGAGGCCCTGAAGAGGCAGGCCAGCGCCCTGGGCCTGGCCCAGCTCCGACAGGGGATAAAGGACACGGCGGGGATAAGGGAGGCCCTGGAGAGGAATGCCAGCCCCCGCCTGGCCCTGGAGGTGCTGATGTTGAAGTTGCCTCGGGAGGGGGAATGCCTCAGATAGTAGGGGTCCGCTTCCGCCCTGCGGGGAAGGTCTATCACTTTGACCCGGCAGGCCTGGAGCTGGCGGAGGGGGACCAGGTGGTGGTGGAGACGGCCCGGGGGCAGGAGCTCGGCTTTGTTGTCCAGGGGCCGCGGGAGGTCCCCGGGGAGGAGAAGGGGGGGTCCCTGAAGCCTGTCCTGAGGCAGGCTGCCCCCCCGGACCTGGAGCGGGTCCAGAGCCTCCGTTCCCAGGAGAAGGAGGTCCTCATGCAGGCCAGGGAGGCGGCCCGGCGGCTGGGGGTGCCCATGAAAATCCTTACCGCCGAATACACCCTGGACGGAAAGCTCACTATCTACTTTACCGCCGAGGAGCGGGTGGACTTCCGGGAACTGGTAAGGGAGCTGGCCGGCCGCTTCCACACCCGGATTGAGCTCCGGCAGATAGGGCCCCGGGACGAGACAAAGATATTGGGGGGCATAGGCGCCTGCGGCCTGCCCCTTTGCTGTGCCCGCTGGCTTACCGAGTTCGCCCCTGTCACCATCCGCATGGCCAAGGAGCAGGGGCTGGCCCTGAACCCCCCCAAGATATCCGGTGTCTGCGGCCGCCTCCTCTGCTGCCTGGCCTACGAGATAGATAGTTACCGGGAAGTGAAGCGGAAGCTCCCCGCCAAAGGCAAGAAGATATCTACGGCCATGGGCCCCGCCAAAGTAATAGAGAGCAATCCCCTCAAGGAGACGGTCAAGGTGGAACTGGAGGGAGGGGCAGTGGTGGAGATACCCCTGGCCCAGCTGGAGCCCGGGGTCCCCTGAAAAACTCAGCTTTTCAGGGGTATTTGGCTACTGAGGGATGAACTTGAGCCACTGCTGGTTGGCCCTGAGGTACTGGTAGGGGACGGTGAAGAAGGAGGGGGGGGCATAGGGGCGCTGGAGGAGTTTCATCCCCGCCTCCCTGGGGGTCTTTCCGGCTTTCTTGTGGTTGCAGGGGATGCAGGCGCCGACCACATTTTCCCATTCGTGTCCGCCCCCCTGGTGGCGGGGGATAACATGGTCCAGGGTCAGGTCTCTCGTCTCCCGCCCACAGTACTGGCAGGTAAAATGGTCCCGGTTGAAGACCTCAAAACGGGTGAGCCTCTTCAACACCGGGGGCCGCCTCACCAGCATATGGAGCCGGATGATGGAGGGGATGGGGAAAATGGCGGTGGGGGTCTTGATCTCCCCCACCCCGTTCTCTATCATCTCGGCCTTGTCCATGAGGAGCAGGACTACCGCCCTACGCATACGGCAGATGTTCAGGGGCTGGTAGTTCTGGTTCAGCACCAGGACCGATAGGCCGTTCACCATGTCGGGCCTATTATAAGAGGCTGGCCTGCTGGGGGCAAGTGGATAGGGCCGGCTCACCTCAATCAGGGTACATTGCGGGCAGCCTCTCCAGGGGCGTATACCTGACGCGATACTAGGAGGGCCGCAACCGGCGGTGGGGCCTTTCGGCGGGGCGGGGGGCGGCATACATGGGGGCGGTGATGAAGAATACAATGCTTAGCCCCGGGTCGCCCATGCGGGAGGCTATCTGGTCCACAATCTCCTCCAGCCTCTTGTGGCTGGTAAACAGGGTGGGCACCCGGTTGTTGTAGCGGTAATTGATTATCTGGAAGAGCTTCTCCTCGGCCCAGGGAGAGGTGGAATGGGCACCCAGGTTGTCCAAGATGAGCAGGGGGGCTTTCTTCACCCCTTCAAAGGTGTCGTCATAGCTCGTCTTGGCCTCGGGGCCATACGCGGAGCGCAGGTGGTCCAGGAGCTCGGGGATGGAAGCGAAGAAGACCGCCTGGCCCTGGGCCAGCCGGTGGTTGGCGATGGCTGTGGCCAAGTGGGTCTTGCCGCAGCCGCTGACCCCCAGGAATACCAGCCACCCCTCCGGCTCTTTGGCAAATTCCCGGGCCAGGCGCAGGGCCTGCTCCAGGTTCTGGCGCTGTTCCGGGGGGAGCTCGTCCCGCCGGTCAAACTTATCAAAGACCATGCGCTTCAAGAGCTCTGGCCCCGGCCCCCCCATCTCCTGCCACAGCCCGGCCCTCTTCCCCTTTTTCACCTGGCACTGGCAGGGGAAGGCCTGCCCGAAATCGGGGTGGCCGAAGGGGACGGGGTGGCGGACAAAGCCTGCCCCCCCGCAGAGGCGACAGCTTTCAGTAGCGGTAGAGGTGTCCGTATTTTCCACGGGTGAACTGGTGGGGGTCGGCACCCTTTTCAGAATCTCTCCCAGGCTCTCCATCCTTGCCTTCCACAGCCCAGCGCTCCAGGATGCGGGAGATGGTGTTCCACCGCCTCCTGTTCAGCCGGACCGCTAGCTTTACGGCCTCCTCTATCCAGGGGGCGGGATAGAGGGCTTCTGCCTCCTGGAGCTGGTCGGCTATGATTGGGGTGATGAGGCCGATGTTTTGCTCATAGAGGTCAAAGATATTCGTCTTCTCTTCATGGAGAAAGGCCCCCTTTTCCATCCCGGCCCTGGCCTCCTGTCCCTGTGGGCTGTTGAGGAAATAGAGCCTTCTGCCATCCCTGTTGAGGGGCAGAAGCACCCCCCTCTCCGCGGCCCTCTCCAGGGCCCGGGCAATCCCCTCCTCCCCCAGCGCATTCAGATTTCCATCCGCCTGGAGCTCCCCCAGGGAAAGATAGGGCCGGCCCTTCCTGCCCAGGAGCCAGAAGAAGTAGAGGAGCACGTTGAGCTCCTCCGGGTCATCCATCTTGGGCAGGCTGGTGGGGAAACCGGGGAAGGGCTTCATGACCCCTCCCGTCTCGTCCCCAGGCTTACAAAGCGGGCGGTGCGGGGGACGAAGCGCAGGCTCACCTCGCCGGTTGGCCCGTTGCGGTGCTTGGCGATGATGATGGTGGCCATGCCCCGGGGATATGGCTGGCCGGGGTTCTGGTGTTCCCACTCCTCCTCGCTGATATAGGCATCCTCCCGGTGGATGAAGAGGACCACATCCGCGTCCTGCTCAATGCTCCCCGATTCCCTCAGGTCCGATAGCTGGGGGCGGTGGGAGGTCCTCATCTCGGGGGCCCTGGAGAGCTGGGAGACAGCAAGCACCGGCACATTCAGCTCCCGGGCCAGGGCCTTGAGGCTCCGGGTTATATGGCTTATCTCCTGTACCCGGTTATCGTTGCGGCCATCCCCCTGGATTAGCTGCAGGTAGTCCACGATTATCAGGTCCACCCCCCTCTCATGGTAAAGGCGGCGGGCCTTGGAGCGAATCTCCACCACCCGGGGCTGGGGGCTGTCATCTACGTAGATGGACATCTCCGAGAGGGGGCCGGTGGCCGCCATCAGGCGCTCCTTCTCCTCCTCGCTTATCTGGCCGATTCGCAGGCGGCGGGAGTCCACATCGGCCTCAGTGGCCAGGAAGCGCTGGACGACTGCCTCTCGGGACATCTCCAGGCTGAAGATGCCCACCCTGGCCCCGTATTCCTTGGCGGCGTGGCGGGCGATGCCCAGGGAGAGGCTGGTCTTGCCCAGGCTGGGTCGAGCCCCCAGGACCACAAGGTCGGAGCGCTGGAGCCCCCCCAGATACTCGTCCAGGTCGCCAAAGCCGGTGAAAATCTGAGGCAGTTCCCCCCCCTGCGCCTGGGACGGGGGCATCTCTCTCTGCTCAGTCTCATCGATGTATTGGGATATCAGGTCCCTCAGGGGGACGAATTCCCGGGTGGCAGTGCCCATCCTGAGACGGAATAGGAGGTCCTCGGCCCGGTCCATGGTGGCCTCCACATCGGGCCTGTCCTCATAGCCCAGCCGGGTTATCTCCTCCCCCGCCGCCAGCAGCCGGCGGAAGAGGGAGGTGCGGCGGACAATCTGGGCGTAGTGCTCCAGGTGGAGGGGGGTGGGGACGGTGGAGAGAAGGTGGAGGAGGTAGGATGCCCCCCCCACCCCCTCCAGCTTGCCCTGCCGGGAGAGCTCGTGGGCCAGGGTGACCTGGTTTATCCCCTCGTTGCGGCGGAAAAGCTCAAAGCAGCCAGAATAGACCTCACGGTTCTGGTCCCGGTAGAAGTCTTCTGGGGAGAGGAGGGACACTATCTTGAAGATGGCCTCGCCGTCCAGCAGGAGGGAGCCCAATACGGCTTCCTCGGCCTCAATATCGTTGGGGGGTAGCCTGGGGTCCGGCATCTAGATTGCCTCCACACTGACCCGGAGCTGGGCGGAGAGGCCGGGGGCCAGCCTCACCACCACCAGGTGCTGCCCCAGCCCCTTGATGTGCCCGGGCAGCTCAATCTGCCGGCGGTCCAGCTCTATCCCCTGGCGGGAGAGCTCCCCGGCGATATCGGCTGAGGTGATGGAGCCGTATAGCTTCTGCCCTCCCCCCGTCTTGGCCACCAGCTTTATCTCCATCCCCTCCAGCCTTTGGGCCAGGGCCTCCAGGCTCCCCCTCTCCCGGGCCTGTCGCCTTACCTCCCCCTTCTTCCGCTCCTCCCAGTTCTTCACCACATCGGGGGTGGCTGGCAGGGCCAAGCCCCGGGGGAGGAGATAGTTCCGGGCAAAGCCCTCAGCTATTTCCTTCACCTGCCCCGCCTGGCCTACACCAGCTACATCGGAGAGAAAGACTACCTTCATCCCAGCCCCCCGATTATAAGCCCCCCGCCCCCGCCCCTCAAAGGAGGGGGCCAGGGAAATATTTTGGACAGAATTCAGAACCTTTATTCTATAGTAGGCCTTTTGGGGGTGGCTGTCAAGGTTCAGAGTTTGCGCTTTTTCCCTTCCGCGGTTATAATCCGTCGGGTGGAGATGGCAAGGTTGGGCTGGGGGCGGTCTCCTGGCAGGGGCTAGTAAAACCCTTACCCTCGGCATAGTGGACGGATAATGGCACGTGTAGGGATACCGAGAGGGCTTCTGACTTACCAGTATCTCCCCATGTGGAAGACTTTCCTGGAGGCCCTGGGTGCAGAGGTGGTTATCTCTCCACCTACCACCAGGCAGACCCTGGCCGAGGGGGTCAGACGCATGGTGGCCGAGACCTGCCTGCCGGTGAAGGTCTTCTGCGGTCACGCCGTGGCGCTGGCAGGGCAGTGTGACTATCTTTTCATCCCCTCCATAAAGAGCGTGGAGCCCCGGGTGTATAACTGCTCCAAGTTCTTGGGCCTGCCTGACATGGTGCGGGCGGTGGTCCCTGAGGCCCCCCCTATTCTGGAGGCGGACATTGATGTCAATCAGGGGCGGCGGGCCCTCTACCGGGCCATCTATTCCCTGGCCCGTCCCCTGACCTGGAACCCCTGGCGGGTCCGGGAAGCCACCCGCCTGGCCATGGAGGCCCACCGTCGCTATGTCCAGGGGATGGTCCGGGAGAAGAAGACCCCTCTCCAGGCCCTGGGCTTCTCCCCTCCCGAGGAAGAGGCCCCCCACCGGTTAATGGTGGCCATCGTAGGCCACCCCTATATCGTCCACGACGATTTCATCACCCACCGCCTCCTCCCACGCCTCAAGGGGCTGGGGGTCAGGGTGCTGGTCCCGGAGATGGCCCTGGAGGAGGAGATGGCGAGGGCGATGGCAAAGCTGGATGGGAAGGCCTACTGGACCTACGAGGCGGAGGTGGTGGGGGCGGGGGCCTACTACCTGGACCAGGAAGAGGTGGACGGGGCTATCGGGGTGGCAGCCTTCGGCTGCGGCCCCGATTCCCTCATGGTGGACCTTGTCAAGCGCTATGCCAGGGAGAGGAAGCGGCCCTTCCTGGCCCTCTCCCTGGACGAGCACAGCGGGGAGGCAGGCCTCCTCACCCGGCTGGAAGCCTTTCTGGATATGATAGAGCGGAAGAAGAGGAAATGCGAGTAAGCTTCCCTCACCTGGGGCACCTCTGGGTGCCCGTGAGGGCCCTCTTTACAGAGCTGGGTGTTGACCATGTGGTGCCCCCCTTGAACACCCGCCGCACCCTCACCCTGGCTACAAAGAATTCCCCGGAGGGCCTCTGTCTCCCCTTCAAGCTCACCCTGGGCAACTTCATTGAGGCCTGCGAACTGGGGGCTGACACCCTCGTCCAGGCCGGGGGGGCGGGCATCTGCCGCCTGGGGAGGTATGGCAGGACCCAGGAGTATGTCCTCCGGGATATGGGCTTCCAGTTCCAAATCCTCACCGCCGGGGTCTCGGAAAAGAAGCTCCAGGGCATCATGCAGCTCTTCAAGAAGATATCGGGGGGGGCCCCCTGGGGGAGAATTGTCTCCGCCGTCCGCTTTGGCCTGGCCAAGCTCAACGCCCTGGACGAGATAGAGAAGGAGGTCCACCGGGTGAGGGCCCGGGAAAAGGTGAAGGGCCAGGCCAGCGCCCTCTTCCGGGAGGCCACCAAGGCTGTTGATGAGACGGGAGACTATGATTCCCTGAAGAGGAGAAAACAGGACTACTTGGAGAAGCTCCGGGCCGTGCCCCAGGACGGCGAGGACCCCCTGCTGGTAGGGGTGATGGGGGAGTTCTATGTGGTCCTGGAGCCCTTCTCCAATAATGATGTGGAGATAGAACTGGGCAAGCTGGGGGTGGAGGTGAGGCGGGACCTTTTCATTTCGGAATGGACCAGGTTCAGCCTCTTCCTTAACCCCCTGGGGATAAACGAGAAAAGGCACCTCCAGCAGGCGGCCATGCCCTACCTCAAGCGGGATGTGGGGGGGGACGGCTGGGAATCGGTGGGGGAAAAGGTCCTCCATGCCCGCCACTTTGACGGGCTGGTCCACCTGGCCCCCTTCACCTGTATGCCGGAGATAATCGCCCAGAACATCCTGCCCTCGGTCAAGGAGGACATTCCCGTCCTCACCCTCCTCTGTGATGAGCAGACGGGCAAGCAGGGGATGCTCACACGCCTTGAGGCCTTTGTGGACCTATTGAAGCGCCGCCGGGCCTCCCGGCGCCAGAAAGTGGGGGTCCACTAGGATGAGGCTGGGCATCTTCCACATGGGCAACGTATCTCTGGCCGCCCGGACTTTCCTCCGGGAGCTGAAAGTGGAGATAGTTATCCCTCCCCCCAACAGCGGGACCACCCTTTCCCTGGGGACCAGGTATTCTCCTGAGACCGCCTGTCTTCCCTACAAGCTCATCCTGGGTAATTTCCTCCAGGACCTGGAGATGGGGGCTGACACCCTCATCATGGTTACCAGCACGAACGTGGCCTGCCGCATGGGCTTCTATGCTCGCTCCATGAAGGGGACCCTGGAAGACCTGGGCTACAAGTTTGAGATGATTGTGCCCGGGGACAGTGAGCGGGGCTTGGTGAACTTGCTGAGGTTCATTAAGAGGCGGGCCAACAATGTGTCCTGGCTCAAGCTTGTCTCCGCTTTCCGCTTCGGCCTGGCCAAGCTCTCGGCCCTGGACCACCTGGAACAGGTTGTCCACCGGATGCGGGCCGTGGAGAAGACCAAGGGGACGGTCAATCGCCTCTTTCAGGAGGCCCAGGAGGCGATAGACCAGGCCGGGACCTGGGCCTCTCTCAAGGAGCTGGAGAAAGAATATGCCGATAGGCTGACTGCCCTGCCCCAGGACCCCCAGGCCCAGCCGTTGCGGGTGGGGGTGGTGGGGGAGACATTCGTCCTTATGGACCCATTTGCCAGCAGGGACCTGGAGTCGGAGCTGGGCAAGCTGGGGGTGGAGGTAAGGAGGAGAAACTTTGCCTCCCGGTGGTTGCGACCGGGGGTGGTCTCCTCCGGGTGGAAGGAGGAGGCCCATCGGGCGGCCCTGCCCTACCTGAAACGCACCGTCGGCGGGGAGGGCTGGGAATCGGTAGGTGAGAAGGTTCTCTGCTCCCAGGACTACGATGGCATGGTCCACCTGCTCCCCTTTACCTGCATGCCGGAAATAATTGCCCAGAACATCCTGCCCTCGGTCAAGGAGGACATCCCCGTTCTCACCCTCATCTGTGATGAGCAGACAGGCAAGCAGGGGATGCTCACGCGCCTTGAGGCCTTTGTGGACCTCCTCAATCGCCGCCGTCAGAGGAAGAAGGATGAGAGTTTATCTAGGTGTTGATGTAGGCTCTGTCACCACCAAGGTGGTGGCCCTGGATGAGGAGGAGAAGGTCCTGGCCGGTCTCTATCTGCGCACTCAGGGGCGGCCCATTGAGACCATTCAGGAAGGGCTGAGACTTATCCAGGAGATGCTGCCCTCCGGGGTGGAGGTAGCGGGGGCGGGAACTACCGGCAGTGCCCGCTACCTGGCGGGGGTGGTGGCGGGGGCGGATACCATAAAGAACGAGATAACAGCCCATGCCGTTGGGGCCCTCCATTTTGTCCCCGACGTTCAGACCATCGTTGAGATCGGCGGCCAGGACAGCAAGATTATCATCCTCCGGGATGGGGTGGTCACCGACTTCGGCATGAATACCGTCTGCGCCGCCGGCACCGGGAGCTTCCTGGACCACCAGGCCCTCCGGCTAAATATCAGCATTGAGGAGTTCGGCCCTCTGGCCATCCAGAGCAAGACCCCTGTCCGCATCGCCGGCCGCTGCACTGTTTTTGCTGAATCGGACATGGTCCATAAACAGCAGGTGGGCCACTCCAAAGAGGACATCCTCTATGGCCTGTGTGATGCCCTGGTGCGGAACTACCTGAACAATGTGGCCCTGGGCAAAGAGACCCTGCCCCCCGTGGTCTTCCAGGGGGGTGTGGCTTTTAACGTGGGGATTCGCCGGGTCCTGGAGGAGGCCCTCAAGACCCCTATAATCGTTCCCCCCCACCACGAGTGCATGGGGGCTATTGGTGCTGGCCTCCTGGCCAAGGAGGCGGTGGTGGGGCGTGGGACCAGCTTCAAGGGCTTTGAGGTAAGCCAGGTGAAATACCGCACCACCTCGTTTGAGTGCAAGGCCTGCGCCAATCTATGTGAGATAGCACAGCTCTCCACCAACGGCAATGTCCTGGCCCGCTGGGGGGGGCGCTGTGATATGTGGGAGAGGACTTCTGTCAAAAGCTGATATCCGCATTGCCCTGGATGCCATGGGGGGAGACCACGCCCCGGAGGAAATTGTCCGGGGGGCCCTGCAGGCCCGGGAGGAAGGTGTGGGGGTGGTGCTGGTGGGCAGGGAGGCGGATCTCTCTCCCCATCTTCCTGCAAACCTGGACGGCTTGGGACTGGTGCTTGCCTCAGAGGTCATCGGCTCCCACGAGCCGCCGGTAGAGGCACTGCGTCTTAAACCCCACTCTTCCATCCGGGTGGGGTTGGAGCTGGTCAAGAGGGGGGAAGCGCATGGCTTTGTCTCTGCCGGTTCCACGGGGGCAGTGGCTGCCGCCGCTGTCCTGGTCCTGGGCAACATCCCGGGGGTGGAAAGGCCCGCCCTCGGCCTGCCCTATGCCACCCCCTCCGGGCCCGCCATCGTCCTGGATGTGGGGGCCAATGCCGACTGCCGTCCCCAGTTCCTCCTCCAGTTCGCCCACCTGGGGGCCCGCTATATGGAGCGGGTGTGGGGGATAGCTTCCCCCCGCATTGCCCTCCTCTCCAGCGGGGAGGAGGAGGAGAAGGGGAACCGCCTGGTGAGGGAGAGCCATAACCTGCTCAAGAAGAGCGGGCTGAACTTTATCGGGAACCTTGAGGGGAAGGACCTGCTGAGGGGCCTGGCCGAGGTGGTGGTGAGCGACGGCTTCACCGGCAACGTCCTCATCAAGGCCACTGAGGGCTTCGGTGAGGCCATCCATCACGAACTGAGGCATGCCCTCAGGAGCCGCTTCTACCTCCGCCCCCTGGCCCTGCTGCTCCGCCCCGCCCTGAAGGAGGTGGTCAGGAAAATGGACTATAATGAATATGGTGGTGCCCACCTGTTGGGCGTGCAGGGGAATGTCTTCGTGGCCCACGGGCGCAGCAAGGCCCTGGCCATCAAGAATGCCCTCCTCATGGCCCGCCGGGTGGCGAACCAGGGGGTTCTGGAAGCGTTGACGGAGGAGAAATGGCTAAGCCTGCGGTAGTTACCGATGAGACCTTCGATAAGGAGGTCCTGGGTTCAAAGGGGCCGGTGGTGGTGGATTTCTGGGCCCCATGGTGTGGCCCCTGCCGCCTGGTAGCCCCCGTGGTGGAGGAGCTGGCCCAGGAGATGGAGAGCCAGGTCTCCTTCGCCAAGCTCAATGTGGACGAGAACCCCAGGACGCCCCCCCGCTACTCCATCCACTCCATACCTACCCTTATCCTCTTCAAGGGAGGGAAGCCTGCAAAGCAGTTTGTGGGCTACAAGCCCAAAGCTGAGTTGAAAAAGAACCTGGAGGAGGCCCTTGGCCCTGAAAGTAGCCGTCTTTGACCGAAAGGGGGAGGCGGGCAAGTTCTGCGCTGAGCCCTGTGGTGTAGACTGGACTGACCAGGAGAACCAGAAGCTGGCCCGGCAGAACCTGCTCCAGTTCTTCGGCGATAGGGTGGAGTTGGAGTTCCATGACGCAGAGCAGGCCCCGCCGGATATCGCCCGGGGCCTGAAGGAAGGGGGCCTCCTTCTTCCCCTCCTGGTCATCAACGGGAAGGTGCGCCTCCAGGGCTTCTTTGACTTCCGCAGGCTGAGGGATATGGTGGAGGCGGTGGGGGAGGCTCATGGCTGAGCCCTATGATGTGGTCATAATCGGTGGGGGGCCCGCCGGTCTTACGGCGGGCCTCTACGCATCCCGCTCCCGCCTTAAGACCCTCCTCCTGGAGCGGGGGCTCTTCGGCGGCCAGATAGTCAACGCCACAAAGGTGGAGAACTTCCCCGGCTTCCCCCGGGGTATTTCCGG
This genomic stretch from Chloroflexota bacterium harbors:
- the trxA gene encoding thioredoxin, which gives rise to MAKPAVVTDETFDKEVLGSKGPVVVDFWAPWCGPCRLVAPVVEELAQEMESQVSFAKLNVDENPRTPPRYSIHSIPTLILFKGGKPAKQFVGYKPKAELKKNLEEALGPESSRL